One Candidatus Omnitrophota bacterium genomic window carries:
- the dnaB gene encoding replicative DNA helicase produces MAQGKEGRDISLEKLPPQDLDAEMAVLCSMMIEEEAISHAVELLKEDVFYKQAHRIIFNAIVGLYSNNKAVDLITLVDELKKKGELEEAGGISYLTSLTTFVPTAANISHYAKIVKDKSMLRSLITSATTILSAAYDAQDEAKEILDKAERMIFEITSRKVEGGFVSLKEIIKDSIETIDSLYQRKTNVTGLATGFDDFDKMTSGLHEGELVVVAGRPSMGKSALACCIAEHVGIVLKQGVAVFSLEMSKEQLAQRMLCSHARVDASKVRTGFLSQTDWPRLVNAAGKFSEAPIFIDDSSALSVLELRGKARRLKSMHDIKLIIVDYLQLLESPSFRSEGRQQEISDISRSLKALSKELGVPLIAVSQLSRKPEGRDDKRPQLADLRESGAIEQDADLVLLLFREEFYNPTEENRGIAEVMIAKQRNGPTGPTKLAFLKEFTRFENLSVRQDT; encoded by the coding sequence ATGGCCCAGGGCAAAGAAGGCAGGGATATATCCCTGGAGAAACTCCCGCCGCAGGACCTCGATGCCGAGATGGCCGTCCTATGCTCTATGATGATAGAGGAAGAGGCGATATCGCATGCCGTCGAGCTGCTGAAGGAAGACGTTTTTTACAAACAGGCCCACAGGATAATATTCAACGCCATCGTAGGGCTTTACAGCAACAATAAGGCCGTCGACCTCATAACGCTCGTCGACGAACTGAAGAAGAAGGGCGAGCTCGAAGAGGCCGGCGGCATAAGCTACCTCACTTCCCTTACTACTTTCGTTCCGACCGCCGCCAACATCAGCCATTACGCGAAGATAGTAAAAGACAAGAGCATGCTCCGCAGCCTGATCACGAGCGCCACCACCATACTTTCGGCCGCATACGACGCCCAGGACGAGGCGAAAGAGATACTCGACAAGGCCGAGAGGATGATATTCGAGATAACCTCCAGGAAGGTCGAAGGGGGGTTCGTCTCGCTCAAAGAGATAATAAAAGATTCCATAGAGACCATAGATTCGCTCTATCAGAGGAAGACGAACGTGACCGGCCTGGCGACCGGGTTCGACGATTTCGACAAGATGACCTCCGGCTTGCACGAAGGCGAACTTGTAGTGGTCGCAGGAAGGCCGTCGATGGGCAAGAGCGCCCTGGCCTGCTGCATCGCCGAACACGTAGGCATAGTGCTAAAACAGGGAGTGGCTGTCTTCAGCCTGGAAATGTCCAAGGAACAGCTCGCGCAGAGGATGCTTTGCTCCCACGCGAGGGTCGACGCCAGCAAGGTGAGGACCGGCTTCCTTTCCCAGACCGACTGGCCGCGCCTCGTCAACGCGGCAGGAAAATTCTCGGAAGCGCCTATATTTATAGACGATTCCTCGGCGCTTTCGGTCCTGGAGCTGAGAGGGAAGGCCAGAAGGCTTAAATCTATGCATGACATCAAGCTTATAATAGTAGACTACCTGCAGCTGCTCGAGAGCCCGTCGTTTCGGTCCGAGGGCAGGCAGCAGGAGATATCCGACATATCTCGTTCGCTGAAGGCTTTGTCCAAGGAGTTAGGCGTCCCCCTTATCGCGGTAAGCCAGCTTTCGAGGAAGCCGGAGGGCAGGGATGATAAGCGCCCGCAGCTTGCTGACTTGCGCGAATCCGGCGCTATCGAGCAGGACGCGGACCTGGTGCTTTTGTTGTTCCGCGAGGAGTTTTATAACCCCACCGAAGAGAACAGGGGCATCGCGGAAGTGATGATAGCCAAGCAGCGCAACGGCCCGACCGGACCGACGAAACTCGCGTTCCTGAAAGAATTTACGAGATTTGAGAACCTGTCCGTAAGGCAGGATACATGA
- the bamA gene encoding outer membrane protein assembly factor BamA, producing the protein MKIFPGVIFLSALLILCLKPVFSEEMVAPEQQAPAAAAEAPAESVPESPENPSLENPVPAQPPVVAAQEKTVGGVYITGNKAVSSSLILSKVKSKQGEAYKKATVDEDIKRIYGLGYFSDVKAEVKEFENSLDITFAVTEKPPIGQIIFAGNKTFRDERLKKELKIKQDEILDERQLKESTKVIREMYYKKGFTHAKVDYAIRLDPVTNKAVVTILIDEDKRVKINRITFEGNKAFKSDQLTRLMSTKTAWWFFRSGTFNEDAFESDLEKIKAFYENNGYLDIKLEPDLKYNEQGGSLWINIKVDEGKKYLVNTLAITGQAVIAEKDLRKPLKMTVGKAFSQEAMRADADAMQGLYFEKGYIYATIKPESSLNPETNNIDVKYTIIENELTFVGRVEIKGNVRTKDKVIRRELRLRPGQAFDGKKLQRSKERLYNLGYFEDITFDTEKSTEPNKANLIVDVKETKTGEFSFGGGFSTVDKLVGFIQVTQRNFDLFNFPTFTGGGQQLAVRAEIGTVRRDYQLSFTEPWVFDYPYLFGFDLYQNTHLKAADIGYGYSEQRQGGDLRLGKEFDDNDRADMIYRLESVKISDVDSTALADLQKEQGTNVISSLTLGLTRDLRDSTLSPTKGYILFGSVQGAGGPIGGDKNFVKYYGSSSFYFSFIERQVLQLTARAGAVGAFGNTDSVPIYERFFIGGADTVRGYKERSIGPKDPVTNSPLGGNAMLVGNAEYVFPIVEFLKGAVFMDAGNVWQREGDFGKGGVMYSAGTGIRVKTPVGPIKLDYGYPLKTDQGEKKVGRFHFSLSRAF; encoded by the coding sequence ATGAAGATCTTTCCCGGGGTTATCTTCCTATCGGCCCTTTTGATCCTGTGCCTTAAACCGGTTTTTTCCGAGGAGATGGTCGCGCCCGAGCAACAGGCGCCGGCCGCAGCCGCAGAGGCGCCGGCGGAATCCGTCCCGGAATCGCCTGAAAATCCCTCCCTTGAGAATCCCGTCCCGGCGCAGCCCCCGGTTGTGGCCGCGCAGGAAAAGACGGTCGGGGGAGTCTATATCACGGGAAATAAGGCGGTCTCTTCGTCCTTGATACTTTCTAAGGTAAAGAGCAAGCAGGGCGAGGCGTACAAGAAGGCCACGGTCGATGAAGATATAAAGCGCATCTACGGCCTCGGATATTTCTCCGATGTGAAGGCCGAGGTGAAGGAATTTGAAAACAGCCTTGATATCACCTTTGCGGTGACCGAGAAACCGCCTATAGGCCAGATAATATTCGCCGGTAACAAGACCTTCAGGGATGAAAGGCTCAAGAAAGAGCTCAAGATAAAACAGGACGAGATCCTCGACGAGCGCCAGCTCAAAGAGAGCACGAAGGTCATCAGGGAGATGTATTATAAGAAGGGGTTTACCCACGCCAAGGTCGATTACGCGATAAGGCTTGATCCTGTGACCAATAAGGCGGTCGTAACGATCCTGATCGATGAGGACAAAAGGGTAAAGATAAACAGGATAACATTCGAGGGGAATAAGGCGTTCAAGTCGGACCAGCTCACCAGGCTTATGTCCACGAAGACGGCGTGGTGGTTCTTCAGGTCGGGCACTTTTAACGAGGATGCTTTCGAGAGCGATCTCGAAAAGATAAAAGCGTTTTATGAAAACAACGGTTACCTTGACATCAAGCTGGAACCCGACCTCAAGTACAACGAACAGGGCGGATCCCTCTGGATCAACATAAAGGTCGATGAGGGCAAGAAATATCTCGTCAATACGCTGGCGATAACCGGCCAAGCCGTCATCGCGGAGAAAGACCTGAGGAAACCCCTTAAGATGACGGTAGGAAAGGCTTTCAGCCAGGAAGCTATGCGCGCTGACGCCGACGCGATGCAAGGGCTGTATTTTGAGAAAGGGTATATATACGCCACTATAAAGCCGGAGAGCTCGCTTAATCCCGAGACTAACAATATCGACGTCAAATATACTATCATAGAGAACGAACTTACATTTGTCGGCAGGGTAGAGATCAAAGGCAACGTCCGCACCAAGGATAAGGTTATAAGGCGGGAGCTAAGGCTGCGTCCCGGACAGGCTTTTGATGGGAAGAAGCTCCAGCGTTCCAAAGAGAGGCTCTATAACCTCGGTTATTTTGAGGATATAACTTTCGATACGGAGAAGAGCACCGAGCCGAACAAGGCGAACCTCATCGTGGATGTCAAGGAGACCAAGACAGGAGAGTTCTCGTTCGGCGGCGGTTTCTCGACCGTAGATAAATTGGTCGGCTTCATCCAGGTTACGCAGCGTAATTTCGACCTGTTTAATTTCCCGACCTTTACCGGCGGCGGACAGCAACTCGCCGTCAGGGCGGAGATAGGTACCGTAAGAAGGGATTACCAGTTGAGTTTTACCGAACCCTGGGTATTCGATTATCCGTATCTTTTCGGGTTCGACTTATACCAAAACACCCACTTAAAGGCGGCGGATATAGGTTATGGTTATAGCGAGCAGAGGCAGGGAGGGGACTTAAGGCTGGGCAAAGAATTCGACGATAACGACAGGGCCGATATGATTTACAGGCTGGAGAGCGTCAAGATCTCGGATGTCGACTCAACCGCGCTGGCCGACCTCCAGAAAGAGCAGGGCACCAATGTCATCTCGAGCCTGACCCTGGGATTGACGAGAGACCTGAGGGATTCGACGTTGTCCCCGACTAAAGGATATATTTTGTTCGGTTCGGTCCAGGGCGCCGGCGGGCCTATCGGCGGCGACAAGAATTTCGTGAAGTACTACGGTTCGTCGAGTTTTTATTTCTCGTTCATCGAAAGACAGGTTTTGCAATTAACCGCGAGAGCGGGCGCGGTAGGCGCGTTCGGGAACACCGACAGCGTCCCCATCTATGAAAGGTTTTTCATCGGAGGCGCCGATACTGTCCGCGGCTACAAAGAAAGAAGCATAGGTCCAAAAGACCCGGTCACGAACAGCCCGTTAGGAGGCAACGCCATGCTTGTCGGGAACGCCGAATATGTCTTTCCCATAGTGGAATTCCTCAAGGGCGCGGTCTTCATGGATGCAGGCAACGTCTGGCAGAGGGAAGGCGATTTCGGCAAGGGCGGAGTTATGTATTCTGCCGGCACCGGTATCAGGGTAAAAACTCCGGTAGGGCCTATAAAGCTGGATTACGGTTATCCGCTTAAAACCGACCAGGGCGAGAAGAAGGTTGGAAGGTTTCACTTTAGCCTGAGCAGGGCTTTTTAA
- a CDS encoding OmpH family outer membrane protein, giving the protein MSKLVILAFLVSLSMVSVNMARAAGDKIGYMDLGKVFDEYGKTKDLDKQLESKSSAKQGERDKLVAEIKKMKDDLDLAKEADKAKKTAAVQEKLNKLQDFDKESRDTLRKDRDDMARVILKEIKDTIDNIGKKEGYKYIFDSRAVLFGSDTDNLTDRILKILNDQYAAKGKR; this is encoded by the coding sequence ATGTCCAAGTTGGTCATTTTGGCGTTTTTAGTTTCGTTATCCATGGTGTCCGTAAACATGGCGCGCGCAGCCGGAGATAAGATAGGCTATATGGATCTCGGTAAGGTCTTCGATGAATATGGCAAGACAAAAGACCTTGACAAACAACTCGAGTCAAAAAGCAGCGCCAAACAGGGCGAAAGGGACAAGTTGGTCGCCGAGATAAAGAAGATGAAGGACGATCTCGACCTGGCCAAGGAAGCGGATAAGGCGAAGAAGACCGCGGCGGTACAGGAGAAGTTGAATAAACTCCAGGATTTCGACAAGGAGTCAAGGGACACCCTCAGGAAAGACCGCGATGACATGGCAAGGGTGATACTCAAGGAGATAAAGGATACCATAGACAATATCGGCAAGAAGGAAGGTTATAAGTATATTTTCGACAGCCGGGCCGTCTTGTTCGGAAGCGACACGGACAACCTGACTGACAGGATCCTTAAGATATTGAACGATCAATACGCCGCAAAGGGGAAGAGATAG
- the lpxD gene encoding UDP-3-O-(3-hydroxymyristoyl)glucosamine N-acyltransferase, whose product MPEAGSPIHKTLKEIAQLIDGEVIGDGNVVITGISGIREAEEGDLTFLANPRYTPLMDTTRASAIITSRETKTAPRPMIRADNPSMAFAKVISILMPNDQKYPIGIHPAAVVGKNVKLGQDVALQPYVVIDDDAAIGDRTIIYAGSYIGNRAKIGSDCLIYPNVVIREKVEIGNRVIVHSGTVIGSDGFGFATVGGEHHKIPQIGTVLIEDDVEIGANVTIDRARFGKTVIGKGTKVDNLVQIAHNVIVGENSIIIAQAGISGSTVIGKNVTIAGQAGLVGHITIGDNAVLAAQAGVTKPVPANTCVSGYPARRHDEAKRLNAFVSRLPQIVDELKKLEEKFQQLEKKIADGTTADNKKRG is encoded by the coding sequence GTGCCTGAAGCGGGTTCTCCAATACATAAGACCCTCAAAGAGATCGCGCAATTGATAGACGGCGAGGTTATAGGCGACGGGAATGTCGTCATAACCGGGATAAGCGGGATAAGGGAAGCGGAAGAAGGGGACCTGACTTTCCTCGCTAACCCGCGCTATACCCCTCTGATGGATACGACCAGGGCGTCGGCGATCATAACTTCACGGGAGACGAAGACCGCGCCCAGGCCGATGATCCGCGCGGATAACCCCTCTATGGCGTTCGCCAAGGTGATCTCCATCCTTATGCCGAACGACCAGAAGTATCCCATCGGTATACATCCTGCCGCTGTGGTCGGGAAGAACGTAAAACTCGGACAAGATGTCGCGCTCCAGCCGTACGTCGTGATCGACGACGACGCCGCTATAGGGGACAGGACTATAATTTACGCCGGCAGTTATATCGGCAATCGCGCGAAGATAGGCAGCGACTGCCTCATTTACCCGAACGTCGTGATACGCGAGAAAGTCGAGATAGGGAACAGGGTGATAGTCCATTCCGGCACGGTCATAGGCAGCGACGGGTTCGGGTTCGCGACGGTCGGCGGAGAGCACCACAAGATACCCCAGATCGGGACGGTCCTTATCGAGGACGACGTAGAGATAGGCGCCAATGTCACTATCGACAGGGCGCGGTTCGGGAAGACCGTGATAGGGAAGGGCACCAAGGTGGACAACCTTGTCCAGATAGCCCATAACGTCATAGTCGGAGAGAATTCCATAATAATAGCGCAGGCCGGAATATCCGGTTCGACGGTCATAGGCAAGAACGTCACGATCGCAGGCCAGGCAGGTCTGGTCGGACACATAACTATCGGCGATAACGCGGTACTGGCGGCACAGGCCGGCGTCACGAAACCTGTGCCGGCGAATACATGCGTTTCGGGATACCCGGCAAGGCGGCACGATGAGGCGAAGAGGCTGAATGCCTTTGTCTCGCGCCTTCCTCAGATCGTCGATGAACTTAAAAAACTCGAAGAAAAATTTCAACAGTTGGAGAAGAAGATAGCAGATGGAACAACAGCTGACAATAAAAAGCGCGGTTGA
- a CDS encoding bifunctional UDP-3-O-[3-hydroxymyristoyl] N-acetylglucosamine deacetylase/3-hydroxyacyl-ACP dehydratase: MEQQLTIKSAVEAEGTGLHTGTKVKMRLLPAEPNSGISFIRVDLPDSPVIKANTANVMESSRKLRRTSLSCNGAEVHTVEHLLSALSGMMIDNIKVEINGPELPGFDGSAMPFVELIKKAGVQSQPEQKRTFTVKDPIWLEENDTVLAILPDSELKISYTLSYDHPLLRSQYVSVVITPETYEKEIAPTRTFCLEAEAEELRRQGLGKGANFENTLVVGKDGVIKNKLRFSDEFARHKISDLMGDLYLLGMPLKGHVIAVKSGHPLNVRLLQKIRQQQERMRAGAMESKGPGIVGTPLDINDIKKILPHRYPFLLVDRVIELEDDKRAVGIKNVTMNEFYFQGHFPNMPIMPGVLIMESLAQVAGVMMLNKRENLGKYAFFMSMDKVKFRKAVVPGDQLVLETEVLKLRSKTVQVKAVASVDGKIVAEGEFMFALVGGEEASE; this comes from the coding sequence ATGGAACAACAGCTGACAATAAAAAGCGCGGTTGAGGCCGAAGGTACCGGCCTGCATACAGGGACGAAGGTAAAAATGCGCCTTTTGCCTGCCGAGCCTAATTCCGGCATAAGCTTTATCCGCGTAGACCTTCCGGATTCGCCGGTGATAAAAGCGAATACCGCCAATGTCATGGAATCCAGCCGCAAGCTGAGGAGGACGTCGCTTTCCTGCAACGGCGCAGAAGTCCATACGGTAGAGCACCTGCTGTCGGCGCTCAGCGGGATGATGATAGACAATATCAAGGTCGAGATAAACGGGCCCGAGCTTCCCGGTTTCGATGGTTCCGCGATGCCGTTTGTCGAGCTGATAAAGAAAGCGGGCGTGCAATCGCAGCCGGAACAGAAAAGGACCTTTACCGTAAAAGACCCGATCTGGCTCGAGGAGAACGATACGGTCCTGGCGATACTTCCCGATTCCGAATTAAAGATATCGTATACGCTGAGCTATGACCACCCGCTGCTCAGGTCCCAGTATGTCTCGGTCGTGATAACGCCTGAGACTTACGAGAAAGAGATAGCCCCGACGAGGACATTCTGCCTCGAGGCCGAGGCCGAGGAACTGAGAAGGCAGGGGCTCGGCAAAGGCGCGAACTTCGAGAACACCCTCGTTGTCGGCAAGGACGGCGTCATAAAGAATAAATTAAGGTTCAGCGATGAGTTTGCGCGCCACAAGATCTCAGATCTCATGGGAGACCTGTACCTTTTGGGTATGCCTTTAAAAGGCCATGTAATAGCCGTGAAATCCGGGCATCCGCTCAACGTCAGGCTTTTACAGAAGATAAGGCAGCAGCAGGAGCGCATGCGCGCCGGCGCCATGGAAAGCAAAGGCCCCGGCATCGTGGGCACGCCCCTCGATATAAACGATATAAAGAAGATACTGCCGCACCGTTACCCGTTCCTGCTCGTCGACAGGGTCATAGAGCTCGAGGACGACAAGAGGGCGGTGGGCATAAAGAACGTCACGATGAACGAGTTTTACTTCCAGGGCCATTTCCCGAACATGCCGATAATGCCCGGGGTGCTCATAATGGAATCGTTGGCGCAGGTCGCCGGCGTGATGATGCTCAACAAAAGGGAAAACCTCGGAAAATACGCCTTCTTCATGTCGATGGACAAGGTAAAATTCCGTAAAGCGGTCGTGCCCGGGGACCAGCTTGTCCTCGAGACCGAGGTGCTGAAACTGCGCTCCAAGACCGTCCAGGTGAAGGCTGTCGCGAGCGTCGACGGGAAAATTGTGGCCGAAGGCGAATTCATGTTCGCCCTGGTCGGCGGTGAAGAGGCTTCCGAGTAG
- the lpxA gene encoding acyl-ACP--UDP-N-acetylglucosamine O-acyltransferase, translating into MKIHPTAIVDKKAELADGVEVGPYCIIGPDVKIGSGTVIGAHAVIDGHTTIGRDNRIFTGAVIGSITQDLKFKGEKSYVKIGDNNIIREYVTVNMGTNKESSTVIGNKVLLMAYCHVAHDCVIKDGAIIANCGTFAGYVTVEEKADIGGLTGVHQFVRIGKLAIIGGCSKVTQDVVPYSMSDGHPLKVYGLNTVGLERADVPQASRNSLKKAFKILFNSGLTVPHALEEIRSEVPKCPEVDYLIEFTAASERGISR; encoded by the coding sequence ATGAAGATCCACCCTACAGCGATCGTAGATAAAAAGGCGGAGTTGGCCGACGGAGTTGAAGTCGGCCCTTATTGTATAATCGGTCCGGACGTCAAGATCGGCAGCGGCACCGTGATAGGCGCGCACGCCGTCATTGACGGGCACACGACTATCGGCCGCGATAATAGGATATTCACCGGGGCCGTGATAGGCTCCATTACGCAGGACCTGAAATTCAAGGGCGAAAAAAGTTACGTTAAGATAGGCGACAACAATATCATCCGCGAATACGTTACCGTAAATATGGGGACGAACAAAGAGTCCTCTACCGTGATAGGCAATAAGGTCCTTTTGATGGCATATTGCCATGTGGCGCACGATTGCGTCATAAAAGACGGGGCGATCATCGCCAACTGCGGCACGTTCGCCGGTTATGTCACCGTCGAGGAGAAGGCCGATATCGGGGGCCTTACCGGCGTCCACCAGTTCGTTCGCATAGGAAAGCTCGCTATCATAGGCGGCTGTTCGAAAGTCACGCAGGACGTGGTGCCTTATTCGATGAGCGACGGCCATCCCCTGAAAGTATACGGCCTCAATACCGTCGGGCTCGAAAGGGCCGACGTCCCCCAGGCATCGCGGAATTCCCTTAAAAAGGCTTTCAAGATACTCTTTAATTCGGGGCTTACCGTTCCCCATGCCTTGGAAGAGATAAGGTCGGAAGTCCCGAAATGCCCCGAAGTAGACTACCTCATAGAATTCACGGCTGCCTCTGAACGGGGCATATCAAGATAA
- the lpxI gene encoding UDP-2,3-diacylglucosamine diphosphatase LpxI (LpxI, functionally equivalent to LpxH, replaces it in LPS biosynthesis in a minority of bacteria.), which translates to MDTIGLIAGKSDFPLLFAKAAKAKGIKVIAVGIEGETRPEVEKLVDKFYWVKLGELSRVLEIFRAEGIKKAVMAGGITKSRIFNEALKIDGLMKSILVRALDKKDDTLLSMITATLKSAGIDLLDSTLFLEDLLPAEGVLTKAKPAPAQEEDIRFGARVAREVAGLDIGLSIFVKDKAVIAVEDIEGTDAMIRRGGRLAGPGGVIIKVARPKQNMKFDIPVIGPQTIRSMVEVKAACLAIEAKKTLIIDKEETIALADNNGISIIAVKV; encoded by the coding sequence ATGGACACTATAGGACTTATCGCGGGTAAAAGCGATTTTCCGCTGCTTTTCGCAAAAGCGGCGAAAGCCAAAGGCATAAAAGTCATCGCCGTGGGCATCGAGGGCGAGACTCGGCCCGAGGTGGAAAAGCTCGTCGACAAATTTTACTGGGTAAAACTCGGCGAACTCTCCAGGGTGCTCGAGATCTTCAGGGCCGAAGGCATAAAAAAAGCCGTGATGGCCGGCGGGATCACTAAATCCAGGATATTCAACGAAGCGCTTAAGATCGACGGGTTGATGAAATCGATCCTTGTCAGGGCGCTGGACAAGAAAGACGATACATTGCTATCGATGATCACCGCGACGCTGAAATCGGCCGGCATAGACCTGCTGGATTCGACGCTTTTCCTCGAGGACCTGCTGCCGGCAGAAGGCGTGCTGACGAAGGCTAAACCGGCGCCTGCGCAGGAGGAGGATATCAGGTTCGGCGCGAGGGTCGCGAGGGAAGTGGCCGGCCTGGATATAGGGCTTTCGATATTCGTGAAAGATAAGGCCGTGATAGCGGTCGAGGATATCGAGGGGACCGACGCGATGATAAGGCGCGGCGGGCGGCTCGCCGGCCCGGGCGGAGTCATAATAAAAGTCGCGCGCCCGAAACAGAATATGAAATTCGACATACCGGTCATAGGGCCTCAGACTATACGTTCGATGGTTGAAGTGAAAGCGGCCTGCCTCGCGATAGAGGCAAAGAAGACGCTGATAATAGATAAAGAAGAAACGATCGCTCTCGCGGACAATAACGGTATTTCCATAATAGCGGTAAAAGTGTGA
- a CDS encoding response regulator transcription factor, whose translation MSGILILGIEDEGLKRAKKALKDADYQVYSCDEADIKLAYEETLKRRPDVIVLDFASPKNFDAQAVLRAFKKDRFLKETPIFAILPEDGMRFLDNLSGIGDFIIAPFNGAELIARVKALLKKVIPTDSDDMIKISDLVIDVSRYEVSLNGSKVELTFKEYELLKFLASNKGRVYSRDQLLDKIWGYDYYGGTRTVDVHIRRLRSKIEDRKHTFIETIRNIGYKFIA comes from the coding sequence GTGAGCGGTATCCTTATATTAGGCATAGAGGACGAAGGCCTTAAGCGCGCCAAAAAAGCGCTGAAAGACGCCGATTACCAGGTCTATTCCTGCGATGAGGCCGATATAAAACTGGCCTACGAAGAGACACTGAAGAGGCGGCCGGATGTCATAGTCCTCGATTTCGCCTCCCCCAAGAATTTCGATGCGCAGGCTGTCCTGCGCGCCTTCAAGAAAGACAGGTTCCTTAAAGAGACGCCCATTTTCGCCATCCTGCCGGAAGACGGGATGCGGTTTCTCGATAACCTTTCAGGCATAGGCGATTTCATAATTGCCCCGTTTAACGGCGCGGAGCTCATAGCGCGCGTCAAGGCGCTCCTCAAAAAAGTCATACCGACCGATTCCGATGACATGATAAAGATAAGCGACCTGGTCATAGACGTATCAAGATATGAAGTGTCATTGAACGGCAGCAAAGTGGAGCTCACGTTCAAAGAATACGAACTCCTCAAATTCCTCGCCTCAAACAAAGGCCGCGTCTATTCCCGGGACCAGCTGCTCGACAAGATCTGGGGATACGATTACTACGGCGGCACCCGCACGGTGGATGTCCATATCCGCCGCCTCCGCAGCAAGATAGAGGACCGGAAGCACACCTTTATCGAGACCATCCGCAACATCGGCTACAAATTCATCGCTTAA
- a CDS encoding ammonium transporter, producing MKKIIRKSAFWFFAAFLFFTVIATVVAAAEATPAVKVDTGDTAWLLTSAALVLMMTPALAFFYGGLVRRKNVLSILMQCFMVMCLITIQWVLFGYSLAFGPDVKGVIGSLAWFGLKGVGLDPNPAYAATVPHQAFMIFQAMFAIITPALILGAFAERMKFSTFCVFALVWATVVYDPVCHWVWGVGGFLRADGALDFAGGTVVHINAGVAALASALVLGKRKGYPDKISPPHNLPFAVLGAGLLWFGWFGFNSGSALGSGALATSAFVVTHIGAAAAGLTWALLDWIFNSRSTVLGIITGVVAGLVAITPASGFVNPVGAIWIGIGVSVFCYMAVALLKVKFGYDDSLDAFGVHGIGGIWGALATGLWATKAVNAAGNNGLFYGNPAQFLVQLKAVIITAVYSFVMTFVILKVLNAIMGVRASEQDERIGLDLTQHREAGYTVLD from the coding sequence ATGAAAAAAATAATAAGGAAGAGCGCGTTCTGGTTTTTCGCCGCTTTTCTGTTTTTCACCGTTATCGCGACGGTAGTCGCGGCCGCGGAGGCCACTCCTGCGGTAAAAGTAGACACCGGCGATACGGCGTGGCTTTTGACATCGGCGGCGCTGGTGTTAATGATGACACCCGCCCTGGCGTTTTTCTACGGCGGTCTCGTGCGCAGGAAGAACGTGCTTTCGATCCTGATGCAATGCTTCATGGTGATGTGCCTTATAACCATCCAGTGGGTGCTCTTTGGTTATAGCCTGGCATTCGGGCCGGATGTCAAAGGCGTTATCGGGAGCCTTGCGTGGTTCGGGTTAAAAGGCGTGGGCCTCGACCCCAATCCGGCGTATGCAGCCACGGTCCCGCACCAGGCGTTCATGATATTCCAGGCGATGTTCGCCATCATTACGCCCGCCCTGATATTGGGCGCGTTCGCCGAGAGGATGAAGTTCTCGACGTTCTGCGTATTCGCGCTTGTATGGGCGACGGTCGTTTATGACCCGGTCTGCCACTGGGTATGGGGCGTCGGAGGTTTCCTGAGGGCCGACGGGGCGCTTGATTTCGCGGGAGGCACGGTCGTCCACATCAATGCCGGAGTCGCGGCCCTGGCGAGCGCCCTGGTTTTGGGAAAACGCAAGGGATATCCGGACAAGATATCGCCCCCGCATAACCTTCCGTTCGCTGTATTGGGCGCGGGATTGCTATGGTTCGGATGGTTCGGGTTCAACTCAGGCAGCGCGCTCGGTTCCGGCGCTCTGGCGACGAGCGCTTTTGTGGTCACTCATATAGGGGCCGCCGCAGCCGGACTAACGTGGGCGCTTTTGGACTGGATATTCAATTCACGTTCGACGGTATTGGGAATTATTACCGGCGTTGTCGCCGGCCTGGTCGCGATAACTCCGGCCTCGGGTTTTGTGAACCCTGTCGGGGCTATATGGATCGGTATTGGCGTGTCGGTCTTCTGCTATATGGCCGTAGCGTTGCTTAAGGTTAAATTCGGCTATGATGATTCGCTTGACGCTTTCGGAGTCCATGGCATAGGCGGCATCTGGGGAGCCCTGGCTACAGGCCTCTGGGCAACGAAGGCCGTGAACGCGGCCGGGAATAACGGGCTCTTCTACGGGAACCCGGCGCAATTTTTGGTGCAGCTCAAGGCCGTTATCATTACCGCGGTCTATTCGTTCGTCATGACCTTCGTGATCCTCAAGGTGCTTAATGCGATTATGGGCGTGCGCGCTTCAGAGCAGGATGAGCGCATAGGCCTGGACCTCACGCAGCACCGCGAGGCCGGCTACACGGTCCTGGATTAA